A genomic region of Planococcus kocurii contains the following coding sequences:
- a CDS encoding enoyl-CoA hydratase produces MEFISWKKEDGVAIATINRPPANALSRSLILEVDELLNQVENDEEVRVIVLHGEGRFFSAGADIKEFTQVPSGEEFSKLSASGQEVFERVETFHKPVIAAIHGAALGGGLELAMSCHMRFVTENAKLGLPELQLGLIPGFAGTQRLPRYVGAAKAAEMLLTSDPISGTEAAQYGLANRAYPEEDLLSETLTIARKIAKKSPVSVKAAIQMLQYTKPASYHEGVNAEAQSFGTVFVSEDAKEGIQAFLEKREAQFKGK; encoded by the coding sequence ATGGAATTTATTAGTTGGAAAAAAGAAGATGGAGTTGCCATCGCGACGATTAATCGTCCACCGGCAAACGCACTGTCGCGTTCACTTATTTTGGAAGTCGATGAATTATTAAACCAAGTAGAAAATGATGAGGAAGTTCGCGTCATTGTTTTGCACGGAGAAGGCAGATTCTTTTCTGCAGGAGCCGATATTAAGGAATTCACACAAGTACCTTCAGGAGAAGAATTTTCAAAATTGTCAGCGAGTGGTCAGGAAGTTTTTGAACGTGTTGAAACGTTCCATAAGCCAGTTATCGCCGCGATCCACGGAGCTGCTTTAGGCGGTGGATTGGAATTGGCAATGAGTTGTCACATGCGATTTGTTACTGAAAATGCTAAACTAGGATTACCGGAGCTTCAATTAGGATTGATTCCGGGGTTTGCTGGAACGCAGCGTTTGCCTAGGTATGTAGGCGCAGCAAAAGCAGCTGAAATGTTATTAACGAGTGATCCGATCTCAGGAACGGAAGCAGCGCAATATGGCTTGGCTAACCGTGCCTATCCAGAAGAAGACCTTCTTTCGGAAACGCTTACAATTGCCCGTAAAATTGCGAAGAAAAGTCCGGTTTCTGTAAAAGCAGCTATCCAAATGTTGCAATATACAAAACCTGCTTCGTATCACGAAGGTGTCAATGCAGAAGCACAATCTTTTGGTACAGTTTTTGTTTCAGAAGATGCTAAAGAAGGAATTCAAGCATTTTTGGAAAAACGGGAAGCGCAATTTAAAGGGAAATAA
- a CDS encoding electron transfer flavoprotein subunit beta/FixA family protein: MNIYVLVKRTFDTEEKIVVSGGQIQEDGAEFIINPYDEYAIEEAITVRDAHGGEVTVVTIGNEEAEKQLRTALAMGADKAVLINTEDDVEEMDQFTSAYILAEYLKDKEADLILAGNVAIDGGSGQVGPRVADLLGINCVTTITSLSIDGETVTIVRDIEGDAEELETSLPLLVTAQQGLNEPRYPSLPGIMKAKKKPLEELELDDLDIEEDDVEAKTETIEIYLPPKKAAGRILEGDISNQVTELVGLLRNEAKVI, from the coding sequence ATGAACATTTATGTATTAGTAAAACGTACGTTTGACACAGAAGAGAAAATCGTCGTTTCAGGTGGACAAATCCAGGAAGACGGTGCGGAATTCATCATTAATCCTTACGATGAATACGCGATTGAAGAAGCCATCACAGTCCGCGATGCACACGGCGGAGAAGTAACGGTCGTTACAATTGGTAATGAAGAAGCAGAAAAGCAACTGCGTACAGCACTTGCGATGGGCGCCGACAAAGCTGTATTGATTAATACAGAAGACGACGTTGAAGAAATGGATCAATTTACTTCTGCATACATATTGGCTGAGTATTTAAAGGACAAAGAAGCTGATTTGATTTTAGCAGGAAACGTAGCAATTGATGGCGGTTCTGGACAAGTCGGACCACGCGTTGCCGATTTACTTGGCATTAACTGTGTAACGACTATTACTAGCTTGAGCATTGATGGCGAAACTGTAACTATCGTTCGTGATATCGAAGGCGATGCAGAAGAATTAGAAACGTCATTGCCACTGTTAGTGACAGCTCAACAAGGGTTAAACGAGCCGCGTTATCCATCGCTTCCAGGAATTATGAAAGCGAAGAAAAAGCCGCTAGAAGAACTGGAATTAGATGATTTAGATATCGAAGAAGACGACGTAGAAGCGAAAACAGAAACAATCGAAATCTACTTGCCACCGAAAAAAGCAGCTGGCCGTATTCTTGAAGGTGACATCTCAAACCAGGTAACAGAACTGGTTGGCTTACTACGTAACGAAGCAAAAGTTATTTAA